A genomic window from Helicobacter suis HS1 includes:
- a CDS encoding nucleoside phosphorylase-I family protein, producing MFVCAGRDESFDFAKSIGIGLIESALNLSRLCLLEKPNLLIFIGTAGSYDLNIPLLSLYKSTRSTQIEQSFTLQDSYTPLENYLEVQEWEFDTWDLPSVVVNSSNYIHTNPIFSKHMHAAGIALENMEFFSVLSVARSYAIPSLGIFCTTNYTQKDAHQEFLKNHSQAKTRLQEWVQIHLL from the coding sequence TTGTTTGTGTGTGCCGGTAGAGATGAGAGTTTTGATTTTGCAAAAAGTATTGGGATTGGTTTGATAGAGAGTGCTTTAAATTTAAGTCGTCTTTGCTTGCTTGAAAAACCTAATCTTTTAATTTTTATTGGTACAGCCGGATCTTATGATTTAAATATTCCTTTACTTAGTTTGTATAAAAGCACGCGCTCTACTCAGATTGAGCAAAGTTTTACCCTCCAAGATAGCTACACCCCGCTAGAAAATTACCTAGAAGTCCAAGAATGGGAGTTTGATACATGGGATTTGCCTAGCGTGGTGGTTAATTCAAGCAATTATATCCACACTAATCCTATTTTTTCAAAGCACATGCATGCTGCCGGTATTGCCCTAGAAAACATGGAATTTTTTAGCGTTTTAAGTGTTGCGCGATCTTATGCTATCCCTAGCTTAGGTATTTTTTGTACCACAAACTACACACAAAAAGACGCGCACCAAGAGTTTTTAAAAAACCATAGCCAAGCTAAAACCCGCTTACAAGAGTGGGTACAAATTCATTTACTCTAG
- a CDS encoding SEL1-like repeat protein: MIRFQASDKNLKEAVKKRAALACFLLGFLYESGRGVVQDYKKAKECYQKAIKTGNEEVKNLA, translated from the coding sequence GTGATAAGATTTCAAGCAAGCGATAAAAATCTCAAAGAAGCCGTAAAAAAAAGGGCAGCTCTGGCTTGTTTTCTCTTAGGTTTTCTTTATGAAAGTGGTAGGGGTGTTGTACAAGACTACAAAAAGGCAAAGGAATGCTACCAAAAAGCTATTAAAACGGGAAATGAAGAGGTAAAAAATCTTGCTTAG
- a CDS encoding BspA family leucine-rich repeat surface protein translates to MKVTKKHIPKSNEELKALLEDTSMHLGGIDISAITDLSQVFAGSTRENFEGLETWDVSHVINMYGIFANATCLNHDISNWNVSRVEDMSDMFAGCDNLTAYPRWYRAWG, encoded by the coding sequence ATGAAAGTAACTAAGAAACATATACCCAAGAGCAACGAGGAGCTTAAGGCGTTACTTGAGGATACAAGCATGCATTTAGGAGGGATTGATATTAGCGCCATTACAGATTTAAGCCAAGTGTTTGCAGGAAGCACGCGCGAAAACTTTGAGGGGCTAGAGACTTGGGATGTATCGCATGTAATAAACATGTATGGTATATTTGCAAACGCCACTTGTTTAAATCATGACATTTCTAATTGGAATGTGTCTAGGGTGGAGGATATGAGTGATATGTTTGCTGGTTGTGATAATCTCACCGCCTACCCTAGGTGGTACCGGGCGTGGGGGTGA
- a CDS encoding ribosomal RNA small subunit methyltransferase A: MAILGQHFLHDAHYLGQILQSIPYEHFKDWIQLVEIGVGLGDLTTRLLNKLESPKSLLAYEVDPGLAQRLYHKLGPLSERLELVVGDVMQYKGINGADRQVCIQTADRDIRLSVSETGFLCQKPYFLVSNLPYYIATPIITRALRDALCIGMAVMVQLEVADKFCAPVHSSNYGALSVLADSLCWQRHLLFKVNKEAFNPPPKVQSAFMRLLKKPLVERETKGWDLKSLEHLLKICFKANRKTLYNNQRGAIQ, encoded by the coding sequence ATGGCGATCTTAGGCCAGCATTTTTTACACGATGCCCATTATCTGGGGCAGATCTTACAATCCATCCCCTATGAGCATTTTAAGGATTGGATACAGCTAGTAGAAATAGGGGTTGGCTTGGGAGATCTGACGACCCGGCTATTAAATAAGTTAGAGTCGCCTAAAAGCTTGTTAGCCTACGAAGTGGATCCCGGTTTGGCCCAAAGGTTATACCATAAACTAGGGCCTTTGTCTGAGCGTTTGGAGCTAGTTGTTGGGGATGTGATGCAGTATAAGGGGATTAATGGAGCAGATAGGCAAGTGTGCATACAAACAGCAGATAGAGACATTAGGCTTAGCGTCTCTGAAACCGGTTTTTTATGCCAAAAGCCTTATTTTCTGGTCTCTAATTTACCCTATTACATTGCCACACCCATTATTACAAGAGCCCTTAGAGATGCCTTATGTATCGGTATGGCAGTTATGGTGCAATTAGAAGTAGCGGATAAATTTTGTGCTCCTGTGCATAGTAGCAATTATGGGGCTTTAAGCGTGCTAGCAGATAGTCTATGTTGGCAACGCCATTTACTCTTTAAAGTTAACAAAGAGGCTTTTAATCCCCCGCCTAAGGTTCAATCAGCTTTCATGCGTTTACTTAAAAAACCCTTAGTAGAAAGAGAAACAAAGGGGTGGGATTTAAAAAGTTTGGAGCATTTGCTTAAAATCTGTTTTAAAGCTAACCGCAAAACTTTATACAACAATCAAAGGGGAGCTATCCAATAG